TGGTAAAATGGATGGCTTTTGGTAAGAAGTGTAACGCCGACGCGAAATTCCTTTTTGCTTTCCTCCTTCTTACTGCATGACGAAATTGTAAGCGCTAGGACTGTGCCCAGCATAATTGCCCCAAACTTTGTTCTCAACTGAACCCTCCTTAGGTTAAAAGGTATTGGGTTGTGTTCACCTCGTTTCATTTTGTCTGCTCAACGGGAGCAGGCGCAGGCTCTGCTGGCGGATTGGCGCCTTCAGCCGGTTTGTTTTCATTTGGTGGTGGCGGACTCTGTGCTGGCGCTGGCGTTTGGTCCCCAGGAGCAGGTGGGGAGACTTCGGGTGGCGTTCCAAGCAAGTCGTCCATTGCTTCCTTTAGGAATGGGTTGTCAGGCTGTTCCTTCAGCAGCTTTTTGTATATCTCTATTGCCTTTTCTTTCTCGCCTTTCTGAGCGTAAATTTGTGCTAGCCTGTAGCGCGGGTATATATCAGCAGGGCGGTCTTTCGCAAGTTGTTCGTATTCGGCAATCGCCTCGTTTATCATGTTTTGTCGTTCGTAGTATTGGGCAAGCGAGCTGCGAGCCATGATATCGTTTGGATCTTTTTCGATCATTTCCTTGTACATGCGAATGACATCATCCTTGAGCTGAAGCTTGTCAAAAACAGCTATCAAGCTTTCCCTTGCAGCTCTACTATTCGGGTGCTTTTTGAGGTAATCCTCGAAAAATAGGATTGCTTCGGAAAGCGAACGGGTCCTTTCGTGCGAATCAACAAGAGCCATCATAGCCGAGCGGTTGTTGGGATCCTTATTTATAAGATTGATAACGAATTCTCGGCCAGCTTTGGCGTTGTCGTTTTTTTCGTATACGCGCAACATCGTATCAATTGCCTGAGCGTAAGTGGGGTCAATAGCAATCGCTTCTTTGAATTTTGCAATTGCCTCATTGTCTTTTTTCTGGTCAACCATTATCCGGCCAATTGCCCAGATAGCATCGACATCTTTAGGGTTTTTCTTTAGTAGAACCTCATATTCTTTAATTGCTTCGTCGTATTGTCCATTTCTATTTAACGCTTCGGCTAGTGTGCGCCGTGCTGTTGGGTCATCGGGGGCCCGGCTGGCGAGTTTTCTGTATTCAGCAATTGCTTCTTCTTTCTTGCCGAGCTGTTCGAGCAACCTGCCGATATTTTTTAGTAAGAAGACATTGTTTGGAGTGATCTTTTCGATTTCTCTATATTTTGCAATGGCGTCTTCGATTTTACCCTGTCGTTCGAGTATTTCGGCTATCCTAGCAAAAGGCATTGGGTTTGTGGGGTCTGCCTTTGCAAGAGCTTCGTATTCCTTGATAGCTTCTTCAAGCTTGCCTCTACCTTCATATATTGATGCGGCTGAAAGGTATGCAGGCTGAGCTTTTGGAGAAATCTGCTTTACCTTGTCATAGTATTTTAGTGCCTCGTCATAGTTTTTCATTGACTCGTAAACTTGCGCTATGGTTGTCAAAGCTTCCACATTATTAGGCGCAATTTCGAGCATCTTTTTTGCTTCGTCTAGGGCTTCTTTAAACTTTTGCTGCATCCGCAGAAGCCTAACTATGTTCACATATGCCTGAAGCTGTTTTGGATCATTTTTCAAATGCTGGCGGTATACTTCTATTGCTTTGTCATAATTATGTTTGCGTTCATAGATGGCAGCTATTAGACTAGTCGTTTCAATATTCTTGGGATCGACGGAAAGTAGTTTGCGGTATTGCGTAACTGCATCGTCATACTTGCCTTGCTGCTCGTAAATATACGCCAAACCTTGGTAGTTGCTTTTTTCTTTTGGATTAATTTTTATAGCTTTCTCAAACCATTTTTTCGCTTCATCAAATTTACCAATCTGGGAATAACATACGCCTGTATTGGAAGCGGCTAAGTCGTCCTTTGGGTCGAGCTCAGAAGCTTTGGCAAACCGTTTTGCGGCTTCGCCATAGTTTTTAAGTCCAAAATACGCGCGGCCTGCTTCGAAATAAACTTTTGAGTTTTTTGCATCTAGGCGTGAAAGTTTATCCAATGCATTGGCTGCTTCCTTGTATTGCCCTGCTTGAATGCCTGCTGAGCCCATAAATGCAAGGTAGTTCTTGTTTTGTGGGTCCAA
This is a stretch of genomic DNA from Armatimonadota bacterium. It encodes these proteins:
- a CDS encoding tetratricopeptide repeat protein gives rise to the protein MPTNPFRFLIPWILLLVILPCIAVAQHSKASPTSPAKAAYDKAGQLAKAGKLKEAAVELKKVIKLDPNFIPAYANLAQISFMTGDLKSAEAYLKAGLGRKPNDAKLHLMLGQVRLRAGRRDEGKASLKRAISLDPKLADAHMELGTAYAMEKEFKLAEAEFKEAVKLNPKDVQAQFNLGSVLASQGKLKEAAAAFKRVTDINPKDAYSWYALASCQAKMNDWKSSFQSIKKAVALDPQNKNYLAFMGSAGIQAGQYKEAANALDKLSRLDAKNSKVYFEAGRAYFGLKNYGEAAKRFAKASELDPKDDLAASNTGVCYSQIGKFDEAKKWFEKAIKINPKEKSNYQGLAYIYEQQGKYDDAVTQYRKLLSVDPKNIETTSLIAAIYERKHNYDKAIEVYRQHLKNDPKQLQAYVNIVRLLRMQQKFKEALDEAKKMLEIAPNNVEALTTIAQVYESMKNYDEALKYYDKVKQISPKAQPAYLSAASIYEGRGKLEEAIKEYEALAKADPTNPMPFARIAEILERQGKIEDAIAKYREIEKITPNNVFLLKNIGRLLEQLGKKEEAIAEYRKLASRAPDDPTARRTLAEALNRNGQYDEAIKEYEVLLKKNPKDVDAIWAIGRIMVDQKKDNEAIAKFKEAIAIDPTYAQAIDTMLRVYEKNDNAKAGREFVINLINKDPNNRSAMMALVDSHERTRSLSEAILFFEDYLKKHPNSRAARESLIAVFDKLQLKDDVIRMYKEMIEKDPNDIMARSSLAQYYERQNMINEAIAEYEQLAKDRPADIYPRYRLAQIYAQKGEKEKAIEIYKKLLKEQPDNPFLKEAMDDLLGTPPEVSPPAPGDQTPAPAQSPPPPNENKPAEGANPPAEPAPAPVEQTK